One window from the genome of Gimesia aquarii encodes:
- a CDS encoding YraN family protein, whose translation MAGKWLSKLLGDHGERAAIKFLKQAGYSILAKQYRTGQGEIDVIALDGQTVVFVEVKTRRSDSKGKPFEAITLQKQSQLTRLASSFLKKHKLLQQPARFDVISILWPRAHANSAKPEIQHFQNAFAPSGKFQFFT comes from the coding sequence ATGGCAGGTAAATGGCTCAGCAAGTTGTTGGGAGATCACGGCGAACGCGCTGCCATCAAATTTCTAAAGCAAGCCGGTTACTCGATTCTCGCGAAACAGTATCGCACGGGGCAGGGTGAGATTGATGTGATTGCCTTAGATGGGCAGACAGTCGTATTTGTCGAAGTGAAAACACGGCGGAGTGATTCTAAGGGAAAGCCGTTTGAAGCAATCACGCTACAAAAACAGAGCCAGCTCACTCGACTGGCCAGTTCCTTCCTAAAAAAACACAAGCTTCTTCAGCAGCCCGCTCGGTTTGATGTCATTTCTATTCTTTGGCCTCGTGCACATGCAAATTCAGCAAAACCCGAAATACAGCATTTTCAAAATGCATTTGCTCCTTCAGGTAAGTTTCAGTTCTTTACTTAA
- a CDS encoding FAD:protein FMN transferase yields MPEKKSESNRRDFLTGRVIKQAAEQAGENLADYLSDATEEITVPSGGSTIRLSTRAMATEFAVVMNPGRSQQVIQASDALDMLHELEQLMTVYRSNSEMSRVNAEAAAGPVSIDSRLFEVLDQSRQICLDTEGGFDPSSGPLIALWQDRRRLGRIPTQTEIDSCLAHTGIDQFEFDHSNQTIQYRFPENELNLGGIGKGYALDVAGQFLKEQKLENWLFYGGFSSILARGSHNQLQGWPVGIKNPLFTSQRLGTILLKNYAMSTSGSSVQHFRHEGKRYGHILDPRTGWPVSELLSVTVIAPSAALADALSTAFYVIGIEKALEYCENHGEVGTILIPAPTQGRKLSPVIRGIPNEFLFLDRDQLLS; encoded by the coding sequence ATGCCTGAAAAGAAATCGGAAAGTAATCGGCGCGACTTTCTAACTGGACGTGTTATAAAACAAGCCGCTGAGCAAGCCGGAGAGAATCTGGCTGATTACTTGAGTGATGCGACCGAAGAAATAACAGTACCATCGGGTGGTTCGACCATTAGATTGAGTACACGTGCTATGGCAACGGAATTTGCTGTGGTCATGAATCCCGGCCGTAGTCAACAAGTAATCCAAGCCTCTGATGCCTTGGACATGCTTCATGAACTGGAGCAGTTAATGACGGTCTACAGAAGCAACAGCGAGATGTCGCGCGTCAATGCAGAAGCTGCTGCAGGTCCCGTTTCAATTGATTCTCGTCTGTTTGAAGTACTCGACCAGTCTCGTCAAATCTGTTTAGATACAGAAGGCGGTTTCGACCCTTCTTCCGGCCCTCTCATTGCACTTTGGCAAGATCGCAGAAGGTTAGGACGTATTCCAACCCAAACAGAAATTGATTCGTGCCTCGCTCATACAGGCATCGATCAATTTGAATTTGACCACTCAAATCAGACCATACAGTATCGATTTCCCGAGAATGAATTGAACCTTGGTGGAATTGGTAAAGGATATGCATTAGATGTCGCAGGACAGTTTTTAAAAGAACAAAAGTTAGAAAACTGGCTTTTTTATGGGGGATTTAGCAGTATTCTTGCCAGAGGTTCTCATAATCAGCTCCAAGGCTGGCCGGTAGGGATCAAAAATCCACTTTTTACCAGTCAAAGATTGGGAACAATCTTATTAAAGAATTATGCAATGTCGACCAGTGGATCCTCAGTACAACACTTCCGACATGAAGGAAAACGTTATGGGCATATCCTCGATCCTCGAACCGGATGGCCTGTTTCGGAATTGCTGTCTGTAACGGTTATTGCTCCCTCTGCAGCTCTGGCTGATGCACTTTCGACTGCTTTTTATGTAATCGGAATCGAAAAAGCTCTGGAGTATTGCGAAAATCATGGTGAAGTCGGTACGATTTTAATTCCAGCCCCCACCCAAGGCCGAAAACTTTCACCGGTGATTCGTGGAATTCCGAATGAGTTTCTGTTCCTGGATCGCGACCAATTGTTGTCATAA
- the leuC gene encoding 3-isopropylmalate dehydratase large subunit: protein MSNTKNLFDKVWDLHFIKTLESGQDQLLIGLHLIHEVTSPQAFEMLRERDLKVLFPERTIATVDHIVPTKNQARPFADNLAEQMMTAIEKNCLEFGVTLLDVDDIRQGIVHVVGPEQGLTQPGMTIVCGDSHTSTHGAFGSIALGIGTSQVAHVLATQTMALERPKVRQILINGELGPGVTAKDVTLHVIRKLGVQGGVGYAYEYAGEVFERMSMEERMTVCNMSIEGGARCGYINPDQTTIDYLKDRPCSPQGEAFDKASEWWLSLASGPDAKFDHVVELDAAEIEPTVTWGITPAQSVGVSETLPPISSYPEHEQTLITEAFRYMELEENQPIKGQKIDVAFIGSCTNSRISDLREAAKVVEGRHVAEHVKALVVPGSQLVRKQAIEEGLDKIFSDAGFEWREAGCSMCLAMNPDKLVGNELCASSSNRNFKGRQGSPTGRTLLMSPTMVAAAAVNGCVTDVREVISPVTV, encoded by the coding sequence ATGAGTAACACGAAAAACCTGTTCGACAAAGTTTGGGACTTACACTTCATTAAAACTCTTGAATCGGGACAGGATCAACTCCTGATCGGCTTACACCTGATTCATGAAGTGACCAGTCCGCAGGCATTTGAAATGCTCCGTGAACGTGATTTGAAAGTCTTGTTTCCCGAACGAACAATTGCAACTGTTGATCATATTGTTCCCACAAAGAATCAGGCACGACCCTTTGCAGACAATCTCGCTGAACAAATGATGACAGCCATCGAAAAGAACTGTCTTGAATTTGGAGTCACTCTGTTAGATGTAGATGATATTCGTCAGGGAATTGTCCATGTTGTCGGCCCAGAACAAGGATTGACCCAACCTGGTATGACGATAGTTTGCGGTGACAGTCATACCAGCACACATGGTGCATTCGGTTCAATTGCACTCGGTATTGGAACAAGTCAGGTTGCACATGTATTAGCGACGCAGACAATGGCGCTGGAGCGTCCCAAAGTACGCCAAATTTTAATCAATGGTGAGCTTGGTCCTGGCGTAACAGCAAAAGATGTAACCCTGCATGTGATCCGAAAACTAGGTGTTCAAGGAGGCGTTGGCTATGCTTATGAATATGCGGGAGAAGTCTTTGAGCGTATGTCGATGGAAGAACGCATGACTGTTTGCAATATGAGCATCGAAGGGGGCGCTCGTTGTGGCTATATCAACCCCGATCAAACTACGATCGACTACTTGAAGGACCGGCCTTGTTCTCCTCAAGGAGAAGCTTTTGACAAAGCCTCTGAGTGGTGGTTGAGCCTGGCATCTGGGCCTGATGCGAAGTTTGATCATGTTGTTGAGTTGGATGCAGCCGAAATCGAGCCTACAGTTACTTGGGGTATCACTCCAGCACAATCAGTCGGTGTCTCAGAAACGCTGCCACCCATTTCAAGCTATCCGGAACATGAGCAAACGCTGATCACAGAAGCGTTTCGCTATATGGAACTGGAAGAAAATCAGCCCATTAAGGGACAAAAAATCGATGTTGCCTTTATTGGCTCTTGCACGAATTCAAGGATTTCTGACTTGCGAGAAGCAGCGAAAGTTGTTGAAGGACGTCATGTTGCAGAACATGTAAAAGCACTTGTAGTTCCTGGTTCACAACTGGTTCGTAAACAAGCCATCGAAGAGGGGCTCGACAAAATCTTTTCTGACGCGGGCTTTGAATGGAGAGAAGCTGGTTGCTCCATGTGTCTGGCAATGAACCCCGATAAGCTGGTCGGCAATGAACTTTGTGCATCGTCCAGCAATCGAAACTTCAAAGGTAGACAGGGTAGCCCCACAGGCCGCACCCTACTGATGAGCCCGACAATGGTTGCCGCCGCCGCCGTCAATGGTTGTGTGACTGATGTGCGAGAAGTAATCAGCCCAGTCACAGTTTAA
- a CDS encoding DoxX family membrane protein, translating to MKDLKKISGIAILLIVLLRLSIGWQLLYEGLWKIDTLSSNRPWTAAGYLKNAKGPFRDHFRNMTGDPNDMNWLDADKVKAKWSSWEQRFLNHFPNITDAQKSKLHQMVSGSDSFAAELSALPPGVEIRGSLGKAIQFDPKRKRLIVKGDQHLTPAEKYRLQSMVPVTKEANGKLSGGTKLDQDFYTAVEKVYARSARLSYIEKMQASLRGNPEVAGHVDKKQEGTIDGKRIGELEQYQIALERYEKKLKEADQDFKRDHLDKIWAEIQEMRASLVNPIRAMEDDMKTEAYKLLTPEQLAAGPIPPENTEMHRINMMTIAALTILGILLLIGLGTRIAAIAAAGMLLSFYLVMPPWPGVPAAPGPEHSFIVNKNLIEVIALLAIACLPTGSWFGIDRMFYRFFNKNKNS from the coding sequence GTGAAAGATTTAAAAAAAATCTCAGGTATTGCCATCCTGCTGATCGTGTTGCTACGACTTTCGATTGGCTGGCAACTGCTTTATGAAGGCCTTTGGAAAATTGATACTTTAAGTTCCAACAGACCATGGACTGCTGCAGGATATCTAAAAAACGCTAAGGGACCATTTCGGGACCATTTCCGTAATATGACGGGTGATCCCAATGATATGAACTGGCTGGATGCAGATAAGGTCAAAGCAAAGTGGTCTAGCTGGGAACAACGGTTCCTGAACCATTTCCCCAATATCACAGACGCCCAAAAATCGAAATTGCATCAAATGGTGAGTGGCAGTGATTCATTTGCGGCAGAACTGAGTGCCCTACCTCCGGGAGTCGAAATAAGAGGTAGTCTAGGTAAAGCAATTCAGTTTGATCCCAAGCGAAAACGGTTGATTGTCAAAGGCGATCAACATTTAACACCTGCTGAAAAATATCGACTGCAATCAATGGTTCCAGTGACAAAAGAAGCAAATGGAAAACTGTCTGGCGGTACAAAGCTGGACCAGGATTTTTATACAGCCGTTGAAAAAGTTTATGCGCGCTCTGCGCGACTGAGTTATATCGAGAAAATGCAGGCCTCCCTGCGTGGAAATCCTGAAGTAGCCGGCCATGTTGACAAAAAACAAGAAGGCACCATTGATGGCAAGCGCATCGGTGAACTTGAACAATATCAAATTGCCTTAGAGAGATATGAAAAGAAGCTAAAGGAAGCAGATCAGGATTTTAAAAGAGATCATCTTGATAAAATCTGGGCTGAAATACAGGAAATGAGAGCCAGTTTGGTCAACCCCATTCGTGCGATGGAAGATGACATGAAAACGGAAGCTTACAAGCTTCTGACTCCAGAACAACTTGCTGCTGGACCTATTCCTCCAGAAAATACCGAAATGCATCGCATTAACATGATGACGATTGCTGCTCTGACAATACTGGGGATTTTACTTTTAATTGGATTGGGAACCCGAATTGCCGCCATTGCCGCCGCAGGAATGCTACTGTCGTTTTATCTTGTGATGCCCCCCTGGCCCGGAGTTCCTGCTGCACCGGGACCTGAACACAGTTTTATCGTCAATAAAAATCTGATTGAAGTGATTGCGTTACTAGCGATCGCCTGTCTGCCTACAGGAAGCTGGTTTGGCATCGATCGTATGTTTTATCGTTTTTTCAACAAAAACAAAAACTCATAA
- the rpsP gene encoding 30S ribosomal protein S16, which yields MAVRIRMKRMGRKHRPFYRICVMDSRKQRDGEAIEEIGTYDTSVADKSKRVAINMERVDYWMSVGAKPSDNVATLIKKVKQNKFGTAAAPAPLIAPKEPAPEPEPEAQEESAEATTDEGATAEEAPSEEASE from the coding sequence GTGGCAGTTCGTATTCGTATGAAAAGAATGGGGCGTAAGCATCGACCCTTCTATCGGATTTGTGTAATGGATTCACGCAAACAACGTGATGGAGAAGCAATTGAGGAAATCGGTACTTACGATACCTCTGTTGCGGATAAATCAAAGCGCGTGGCAATTAACATGGAACGTGTTGATTACTGGATGTCAGTCGGAGCAAAACCTTCTGATAACGTGGCAACACTGATCAAAAAAGTGAAACAAAACAAGTTTGGAACAGCAGCAGCACCCGCTCCGTTGATTGCTCCTAAAGAACCTGCTCCCGAGCCAGAACCAGAAGCTCAGGAAGAGAGTGCAGAAGCAACAACTGACGAAGGTGCTACGGCTGAAGAAGCTCCTTCGGAAGAGGCTTCTGAGTGA
- a CDS encoding RidA family protein yields MSVEQKAAELGLTFEPIEPGYLNLCIKTGNLLMTSGHVSDQKGRLGENVSVEEGQAAARDCAVKILRSVRHEHGSLNGLKVIKLLGCVNSTPDFTDQHLVINGASDLFHELFGKTTDGYHARSALGFAALPTGVAVEIEAIFEIVDA; encoded by the coding sequence ATGTCTGTTGAACAGAAAGCTGCTGAGTTAGGCCTTACTTTTGAACCGATTGAACCTGGTTATCTGAATCTCTGCATTAAAACAGGAAACTTGTTGATGACTTCTGGTCATGTCAGTGACCAGAAAGGACGTTTGGGTGAAAACGTTAGTGTAGAAGAAGGACAGGCAGCTGCTCGTGATTGTGCAGTCAAGATTTTACGATCAGTTCGACATGAGCATGGAAGTCTTAATGGCTTGAAAGTCATCAAGTTGCTTGGCTGTGTGAATTCAACTCCCGATTTTACTGATCAGCATCTTGTGATTAATGGAGCATCTGATTTGTTTCATGAATTGTTTGGTAAAACCACTGATGGGTATCACGCACGCAGTGCACTTGGTTTTGCCGCTTTACCGACTGGAGTCGCAGTTGAGATTGAAGCGATTTTTGAAATCGTCGATGCATAA
- the trmD gene encoding tRNA (guanosine(37)-N1)-methyltransferase TrmD has translation MRFDILTLFPELFDSYLEQGLLKRAIQNQLVEIQRWNYRDWATDKHSSVDDRPYGGGPGMLIGCETVFKCVEHVREVIPETGKLIMLTPQGKTLDQKLALELSKEQQLTLLCGRYEGFDERIRIGLKPMEVSAGDFITNGGEVPAMLIIETVIRLIPGVLGDESSAKYDSFSESGLLEYPQYTRPQNFRGMEVPDVLLSGNHQEISRWRHEQSLIRTRERRGDLLTESESNST, from the coding sequence ATGCGATTTGATATCCTGACACTGTTTCCCGAACTGTTTGATAGCTATCTTGAGCAGGGTTTGCTCAAAAGGGCGATCCAAAATCAATTAGTAGAGATTCAGCGTTGGAATTATAGAGACTGGGCAACAGACAAACATTCCTCAGTTGATGACCGCCCCTATGGTGGGGGACCGGGAATGTTGATTGGCTGCGAGACAGTTTTTAAATGTGTAGAACATGTTCGGGAGGTGATCCCTGAGACTGGTAAGTTGATCATGTTAACCCCGCAAGGGAAAACATTGGATCAAAAACTGGCCTTGGAATTATCAAAAGAACAGCAACTGACATTATTATGTGGAAGATATGAAGGATTCGACGAACGAATCCGCATTGGACTAAAACCAATGGAAGTTTCAGCAGGTGACTTCATTACCAATGGAGGGGAAGTGCCTGCGATGTTGATTATTGAGACTGTGATCCGGTTAATTCCGGGGGTATTAGGTGATGAAAGCAGTGCCAAATATGATTCTTTTTCAGAATCGGGGCTGTTGGAGTACCCACAATACACGCGGCCTCAAAACTTTCGTGGAATGGAAGTTCCGGATGTGTTATTAAGTGGGAATCATCAGGAGATTTCACGTTGGCGGCACGAACAGAGTTTAATTCGAACTCGTGAACGACGTGGAGACCTTTTAACTGAGTCGGAATCAAATTCAACTTGA
- the leuD gene encoding 3-isopropylmalate dehydratase small subunit: protein MKKVESITGTGIPLLLDDIDTDRIIPARFLRCVTFEGLGEHAFEDDRIQDPNHPFDDPSYKDASILVGGRNFGCGSSREHAPQSLIRWGIKAIIAESYAEIFFGNCTSLGVPAVCASQETLETLDHAIKNQPDQEITVDLLTMKISCGDQEFDCTLPDNARTALTSGSYDFLAQLLKSKEEIKERATTVPYFTSFA, encoded by the coding sequence ATGAAAAAAGTTGAAAGCATCACCGGGACTGGCATCCCATTGTTATTAGATGATATCGACACCGATCGGATTATCCCGGCCCGTTTTTTGCGTTGTGTCACTTTTGAAGGATTGGGGGAACATGCTTTTGAAGATGACCGCATCCAAGACCCAAATCACCCCTTTGACGACCCAAGCTATAAGGATGCATCCATTTTAGTAGGAGGACGTAACTTTGGCTGCGGCTCTTCTCGTGAACATGCACCTCAGTCACTGATACGCTGGGGCATTAAAGCAATCATTGCCGAATCCTATGCCGAAATCTTTTTCGGTAACTGTACTTCACTAGGAGTTCCGGCTGTCTGCGCCAGCCAGGAAACACTCGAAACCTTGGATCATGCAATTAAGAATCAACCAGATCAGGAAATCACCGTTGACCTGCTCACGATGAAAATCAGTTGTGGTGATCAAGAATTTGACTGCACTTTACCAGACAATGCACGCACTGCTCTGACTTCGGGATCCTATGACTTTCTGGCACAATTACTCAAAAGCAAAGAGGAAATAAAAGAACGCGCAACAACTGTGCCTTACTTTACATCTTTTGCTTGA
- the rplS gene encoding 50S ribosomal protein L19 has translation MQELMKKVEESSLREEPLQFEIGDTVDVHTRIQEGDKERIQIFSGVIIARRGSGTRENFTVRRIVAGEGVERIFPVNSPKIAKLEIKRHGRVRRAKLYYLRDRVGKSTRLTERRAKKGEE, from the coding sequence ATGCAGGAATTAATGAAAAAAGTAGAGGAATCCAGTCTTCGCGAAGAACCACTTCAATTTGAAATCGGTGATACAGTAGATGTACATACCCGAATTCAGGAAGGTGACAAAGAGCGCATTCAGATTTTTAGTGGTGTCATCATTGCACGACGCGGAAGTGGAACGCGTGAAAATTTCACAGTTCGACGTATTGTCGCTGGTGAAGGTGTTGAGCGAATTTTTCCAGTCAATTCCCCCAAAATCGCCAAGCTAGAAATTAAGCGACATGGTCGTGTTCGCAGGGCAAAACTTTACTACTTGCGTGATCGGGTTGGAAAATCAACACGTCTTACAGAGCGACGAGCGAAAAAAGGCGAAGAGTAA
- a CDS encoding Gfo/Idh/MocA family protein produces MNLTPEQEQIGKDNFNEAVSLTRRDFITAAAATTTGLGAAYFGYEKLKGKPVKVGFIGTGDEGSVLITQHPPEYMEIVAIADLRPSNRKKAIHGHGNEHRVGLINKLGQEKASQIQQFEDHKQLIAAKDQLGLEAVVIAVPLSQHAPIAMAALDAGLHVLSEKLMAHNITECKDLIKKADEKKLLLAVGHQRHYSVLYDNANQLVKTGLLGDIRHIRAQWHRNNSFPGRDSWRKKVPKEDAQALADKVKEFGYDDMDELVNWRLYNKTGGGLMAELGSHQLDACSIFLGKVHPLAVQGYGGKNFYGVEGIGSKDKQEDDREIDDHVYVTFEFPGPNYDAETNPRDVCIVTYSSINTNRWEPYGETVLGSRGTLIMKTEKEALLFKESSPSTGGGGPDQRLWVINSNDGSGPVLDAYETTAPSAGASDTSQAMGDKISRGYTEEMEHFCHCIRTNNFKGPFEGGLKCNGTVAMADAIMALTSNLAMKHKIRIEFKPEWFDPNDPATPEAEFSDKLA; encoded by the coding sequence ATGAATTTAACTCCCGAACAAGAACAAATTGGAAAAGACAATTTTAATGAGGCAGTCTCTTTAACAAGACGTGATTTCATCACTGCTGCCGCTGCGACAACAACCGGTTTAGGCGCCGCCTATTTTGGGTATGAGAAGCTCAAGGGGAAACCCGTTAAAGTTGGCTTCATTGGAACTGGTGATGAAGGCAGCGTGCTTATCACTCAGCATCCGCCAGAATACATGGAAATTGTAGCGATTGCCGACCTTAGGCCTTCCAATAGAAAAAAGGCAATCCACGGTCATGGAAATGAACACCGTGTCGGTCTGATTAATAAACTGGGGCAAGAAAAAGCATCACAAATCCAACAATTCGAAGATCACAAACAACTCATTGCCGCAAAAGATCAGTTGGGACTGGAAGCTGTTGTGATCGCCGTCCCGCTCAGTCAGCATGCACCGATTGCAATGGCTGCTTTAGATGCGGGATTGCATGTGCTTTCAGAAAAGTTGATGGCTCACAATATCACTGAATGTAAAGATCTGATCAAAAAAGCCGATGAAAAGAAGCTCCTCCTCGCCGTTGGTCACCAGCGTCATTACAGTGTGCTCTATGATAACGCAAACCAGCTTGTCAAAACGGGTCTGCTTGGTGACATCAGACATATTCGTGCCCAATGGCATCGCAATAACAGTTTTCCAGGCCGTGATAGTTGGCGTAAGAAAGTTCCTAAAGAAGATGCTCAAGCGTTAGCCGATAAAGTAAAAGAATTTGGCTATGACGACATGGATGAGCTGGTTAACTGGCGTCTCTATAACAAAACGGGAGGTGGCTTGATGGCTGAACTGGGAAGCCATCAATTAGACGCCTGTAGTATCTTTCTTGGAAAAGTTCATCCATTGGCTGTCCAGGGCTATGGCGGTAAAAACTTCTACGGTGTGGAAGGCATCGGCTCAAAAGACAAACAGGAAGATGATCGAGAAATCGACGACCATGTCTATGTGACCTTTGAATTTCCCGGCCCCAATTATGATGCGGAAACGAATCCACGCGATGTCTGTATTGTGACGTATTCCTCAATCAACACGAATCGCTGGGAGCCTTATGGTGAAACCGTCTTGGGTAGTCGTGGCACACTGATCATGAAGACTGAAAAAGAAGCCTTGCTCTTCAAAGAATCCAGTCCATCTACCGGTGGTGGAGGCCCCGATCAACGACTATGGGTTATTAACTCAAACGATGGTAGTGGTCCTGTGTTGGATGCATATGAAACCACGGCCCCTTCTGCAGGTGCTTCAGATACCTCACAAGCAATGGGTGACAAGATCAGTCGTGGTTATACTGAGGAAATGGAACATTTCTGCCATTGTATCCGTACTAATAATTTCAAAGGTCCCTTTGAAGGCGGTTTGAAATGTAACGGAACAGTTGCAATGGCGGATGCAATCATGGCATTGACCTCTAATCTTGCAATGAAGCATAAAATTCGCATTGAATTCAAGCCAGAATGGTTCGATCCTAACGATCCAGCGACTCCTGAAGCAGAGTTCTCAGATAAACTTGCATAA
- the ffh gene encoding signal recognition particle protein yields the protein MFEGLTGNLKNALSGLARGGKLTEGNIKDGLREVRQALLEADVNYEVATKFIERVTEQSVGEKVLKSIRPDEQIVGIVHQELINLMGPVEPDLAFRPSGITVLMMCGLQGSGKTTTCGKLARLLKEQGRNPMLVAADLQRPAAIEQLKVIAGQVGVPAHTEAPEGNNAVKVCQNGLSQAKKLGNVDTVILDTAGRLHVDEQLMQELEQIERKLQPDQVIFACDAMTGQDAVNSAKAFNEALELDGVILTKLDGDTRGGAALSVKEVTGVPIKFIGVGEALDRLEPFHPDRMAGRILGMGDVVSLVEKAQQQFDEEQAADLQNRMASGKFSLSDFQKQMATIRKMGPMREIMKMIPGMGGLLDTNPDVDPGSEMKRIDAIISSMTPAERENPDLIDHSRRRRIAMGSGTDPSEISRLVKDFNNMAGVMQKMAGMGMRDKMKAMKELSSGGMMDPMGGLTKQKARSKRGGDPVKLREKKKKERKAKKKQRKKNR from the coding sequence GTGTTTGAAGGATTAACAGGCAATCTGAAAAATGCGCTCAGTGGTCTTGCCCGCGGTGGGAAACTAACCGAAGGCAATATCAAGGATGGTCTGCGCGAAGTCCGACAGGCGCTGCTGGAAGCTGATGTTAATTATGAAGTTGCCACTAAATTCATCGAACGGGTTACAGAGCAGTCCGTTGGAGAAAAAGTCCTCAAATCGATTCGACCTGATGAGCAGATTGTCGGAATTGTCCATCAGGAATTGATCAACCTGATGGGGCCAGTCGAACCTGATTTGGCTTTCAGGCCTTCCGGGATCACCGTCCTGATGATGTGTGGGCTGCAGGGGAGCGGAAAAACAACAACCTGTGGAAAACTGGCACGCCTGCTCAAGGAGCAGGGACGCAATCCAATGTTGGTGGCTGCGGATTTGCAACGTCCTGCAGCCATTGAACAATTGAAGGTGATTGCCGGGCAAGTTGGAGTTCCTGCGCACACAGAAGCACCCGAAGGAAACAATGCGGTTAAGGTCTGCCAAAACGGGTTGAGCCAGGCAAAAAAACTCGGGAATGTTGATACTGTCATTCTCGATACGGCAGGTCGTTTGCACGTTGACGAACAGTTGATGCAGGAATTGGAGCAGATTGAACGCAAGCTTCAGCCTGATCAAGTGATTTTTGCCTGTGATGCCATGACCGGACAGGATGCCGTTAATAGTGCGAAAGCCTTTAACGAAGCTCTGGAACTAGATGGCGTCATTTTAACAAAGCTAGACGGTGATACTCGAGGCGGGGCGGCTTTGAGTGTCAAAGAAGTAACCGGCGTTCCGATCAAGTTTATCGGTGTGGGGGAAGCTCTGGATCGATTGGAGCCATTTCACCCTGATCGGATGGCTGGTCGTATCCTGGGGATGGGAGACGTGGTCTCTCTGGTCGAGAAAGCACAGCAGCAGTTTGATGAAGAACAAGCTGCTGATCTTCAGAACCGGATGGCTTCAGGAAAATTCAGTCTGAGTGATTTCCAAAAGCAGATGGCAACCATCCGAAAAATGGGACCAATGCGGGAGATTATGAAGATGATCCCCGGCATGGGAGGACTCCTGGATACAAATCCGGACGTTGATCCGGGATCAGAAATGAAACGCATTGATGCGATCATTAGTTCGATGACTCCAGCCGAACGAGAAAACCCTGATCTCATTGATCATAGTCGCCGCCGCAGAATTGCGATGGGGAGTGGCACTGATCCTTCCGAAATCAGTCGTCTCGTAAAAGATTTTAATAATATGGCCGGTGTCATGCAGAAAATGGCTGGTATGGGGATGCGTGACAAAATGAAAGCCATGAAAGAGTTGTCTTCCGGAGGAATGATGGATCCCATGGGAGGGCTTACTAAGCAGAAAGCACGTAGCAAGCGTGGTGGTGACCCAGTCAAGCTGCGTGAGAAAAAGAAAAAAGAGAGAAAAGCAAAAAAGAAGCAACGGAAGAAAAATCGTTAG